The sequence GCCCGGCCAAAGAAGAGTGGACCAGCTACGGCGCGCCGGAGCCCGAGGTATAACATCACTCTTGGTGGTTAAAAAGGCTCCCGGGAGTGCCCGGCCCGTAAGTCTGTGGCAGCAATTAGTGGTTCAGATGAAATGATTCGCGGTTGCGCTCCGGCTACAGCCAGCGCTTGAAGAATTTCAATATACCCTGGTCCCAGCCGACGCGGTGAGTTACGCCGGTCTTGAGGTGCTTCAATTCGTCCTTGTGCTCCAGGTACCAGCGGTGCGAGGCAATAAGGGCGTCCTGGTTGGAGTTCCTGGCTTTCCAGCCGAGCTTGTCCTCGATTCTCTTGGTTGAGACGTAGGAGTCCTTGTCGGCCGTTCCGTAGACCCACTTATACAGGGGAGAGATCTTCATGAACTCGAAGACGGCCAGCGCGCCTTTGACCAGGAGTGCCGGGGTCGGCATTACGCGCGCGCCGCTTTTTGCGAAATCACAGAGCGCACCCACGTCGATCTTGACCTTCTCGAAGTGTTGTGCCCCGATGTTGAAGATGTCGTTGGCCATGTCCGCCGGCGCCGAGCCGGCCAGCCAGATAGCTTCGATCAGGTCGGTAACCTCCAGAAGCTGGTACAGGTTCTCTCCCTTGCCGATAATGGGAATCCTCTTGCCGGAATCGACCCAGTCGTAGAGAATCTGAAACACGCCCAGCCGGGCCGTGCCGATAAACGTTTTGGGACGTATCACCGGGACGCACATGCCCTGTTCGCGAAACTCGGCGCACACGGCCTCGGCGGCTATCTTGCTCTCGCCGTATGCTCCCACCCCGTCAAGGGGGTCGTCTTCAACAAGGGGGTGTTTGTCCGGGACGCCGTAGACGGCCGTTGAACTGATAAAGATCGTCCGCTCGACGTTACACTTGCGGGCCTGCTCAAGGGTCGTGCGCGTGCCCGAGATGTTGGTGGACATGATCTCATCTCGCCGCCAGAGGGGCAGAGCCGCGGCACAGTGGATGATGATATCGATCCGGTTGTCGTGGATCAGCCGGTACATGGCCTCGGTGTCGCGGACGTCGACGTTCACCAGGAGGCAGTCCTCGGGGTACTCCGCCCTGATGAACGGGGCGATGTCGTTGAACGCCATGAAGGCAACGCCCCGCCTGGGAAGGTTCTGCGCCAGGTGATAGCCAAGAAAACCGGCGCCGCCGGTGACAAGAACGCGTTTGTCTTTCATAACCCTTGTTGTTACCGTATCGCCACTTGCTACAAGAAACAAAGGCCGCCGGGGAATGCCGCCCGGGGCCCGCAGCATACAGACGCCCGGACAGTATAACAGGTTTTCATGAAAAGGCAAGGGGCACGGCAAGGCTCGGCCGGATGGCTGCCCCGGGTTCCCGGGCGCGTATCATCCGAGTCAGACTATCTCGCAGGCAGTCTTGCAAACCGCCGTCATTTTCTTCCTGAACTTCGCCCTGAGATCATCGTTGGACGGCTCCAGCAGGTCGGCGGCATACTTTTCGAATTCGCGCACCAGTGTTTCGTGAAAGGCCTTTCGGTTCACGACCAGACCGTTTTCGTCGTCGGTGTATTCTACCAGCGGGATGTCGTCGTCCAAAAGGATCCTGGAGCTGCCCCGGACTTCCGCCTGGTGCAGAATACCGCAGCGGATCTGGCGATAGAAAAGCTCGGCCA comes from Acidobacteriota bacterium and encodes:
- a CDS encoding NAD(P)-dependent oxidoreductase, with translation MKDKRVLVTGGAGFLGYHLAQNLPRRGVAFMAFNDIAPFIRAEYPEDCLLVNVDVRDTEAMYRLIHDNRIDIIIHCAAALPLWRRDEIMSTNISGTRTTLEQARKCNVERTIFISSTAVYGVPDKHPLVEDDPLDGVGAYGESKIAAEAVCAEFREQGMCVPVIRPKTFIGTARLGVFQILYDWVDSGKRIPIIGKGENLYQLLEVTDLIEAIWLAGSAPADMANDIFNIGAQHFEKVKIDVGALCDFAKSGARVMPTPALLVKGALAVFEFMKISPLYKWVYGTADKDSYVSTKRIEDKLGWKARNSNQDALIASHRWYLEHKDELKHLKTGVTHRVGWDQGILKFFKRWL